Proteins from a genomic interval of Rosa chinensis cultivar Old Blush chromosome 2, RchiOBHm-V2, whole genome shotgun sequence:
- the LOC112188876 gene encoding auxin-responsive protein IAA27, protein MSMSLEHDYIGLSESVPSMEASDRSNKGAALNLKATELRLGLPGSESPERDSGAVEDKTGFSLPVPKPSVSGAKRVFSDAIDGASGKWVFSGSGGSEADLGKGGNLVSPRGVNGGKGLAGPECKSQPISAVKDGVQQSPNPLHEKKPQVSAPAAKAQVVGWPPIRSFRKNSMASIPPKKDDDAEGKIGAGCLYIKVSMDGAPYLRKVDLKTYGSYVDLSLALEKMFSCFTIGQCGPHGVSSQDGMSESRLMDLLHGAEYVLTYEDKDHDWMLVGDVPWQMFTDSCRRMRIMKSSEAIGLAPRAMQKCKNSN, encoded by the exons ATGTCTATGTCCTTGGAGCATGATTACATAGGCTTATCTGAGTCTGTTCCTTCAATGGAAGCCTCTGACAGGTCTAACAAGGGAGCTGCTTTGAACCTCAAAGCCACTGAGCTCAGGCTGGGCTTGCCTGGGTCTGAGTCCCCAGAGAGAGATAGTGGTGCTGTGGAGGACAAAACTGGGTTTTCACTGCCTGTGCCTAAACCCTCTGTGTCCGGAGCCAAGAGGGTGTTCTCTGACGCCATTGATGGAGCTTCTGGGAAGTGGGTTTTCTCTGGGAGTGGTGGATCTGAGGCTGATTTGGGTAAAGGTGGTAACTTGGTTTCTCCTAGAGGTGTTAATGGTGGAAAAGGTCTTGCTGGGCCTGAGTGTAAAAGTCAACCAATCTCTGCAGTGAAAGATGGGGTACAACAGTCCCCAAACCCTTTGCATGAGAAGAAGCCTCAGGTTTCTGCTCCTGCAGCAAA GGCACAGGTTGTTGGATGGCCACCAATTCGTTCATTCCGGAAGAATTCAATGGCATCCATTCCTCCCAAAAAGGATGATGATGCAGAAGGCAAGATCGGAGCAGGGTGTCTTTATATCAAGGTCAGCATGGATGGTGCACCATACCTGAGGAAAGTCGATCTCAAAACCTATGGTAGCTATGTGGATCTATCATTAGCACTGGAGAAGATGTTCAGCTGCTTTACAATTG GTCAATGTGGCCCACATGGAGTTTCAAGTCAAGATGGAATGAGTGAGAGTCGTTTAATGGATCTCCTCCATGGTGCTGAATACGTCCTCACTTATGAAGACAAGGATCATGACTGGATGCTAGTTGGTGACGTTCCCTGGCA GATGTTCACTGACTCGTGTAGAAGGATGAGGATTATGAAGAGTTCAGAAGCTATAGGGCTAG CCCCAAGAGCCATGCAGAAGTGCAAAAATAGTAATTAG